A single window of Anomaloglossus baeobatrachus isolate aAnoBae1 chromosome 5, aAnoBae1.hap1, whole genome shotgun sequence DNA harbors:
- the LOC142313070 gene encoding uncharacterized protein LOC142313070 yields MAIMVTEQDYTVVKKTSSERCQAPVSEGWGRPPSPIMGPPPHPPIHEDINDQKILELIYKMIELLTGEVSIRCQDVTVYFSMEEWEYLEGHKDLYKDVMMEVPQPLTSPGLSSKRTTPERCPRPLLPQDCKQEDPDVPQDDQGEDLPHINTTETYVRGDERSKEEIPTDNRPDEKISGFQTKNQAISKDLSPDTFQQVLSSELLQTVNENNSKDVKHRRAHKQQKAFSCLQCGKSFKHKFTLVEHLRIHTGEKPFSCSECGKCFTYKGDIVRHQKIHTGEKPYKCPSCGKCFISKGNLVRHHRTHKGEKSYSSSEWLKVLNNQSNHQKTEKGFSCSECGKWFRSNANLLAHHRSHTGEKPFSCQECGKSFSRKSYLALHMRSHTGEKPFSCSECGRCFSQKANLSAHQIIHTGEKPFSCSECGKRFTWKANLSAHQISHTGEKPFSCQECGKCFGHKGNLSTHQLIHTG; encoded by the exons gattacacagtagtgaagaagacctctagtgagcgctgtcaggcccctgtgtctgagggatggggaagacccccgagcccaatcatggggcctccacctcaccccccgatacatgaggacatcaatgaccagaagatcctagaacttatctacaagatgattgagctgctgactggagag gtttctataaggtgtcaggacgtcaccgtctatttctccatggaggagtgggagtatttagaaggacacaaagatctgtacaaggacgtcatgatggaggttccccagcccctcacatcaccag gtctatccagtaagaggacaacaccagagagatgtccccgtcctcttctcccacaggactgtaaacaagaagatcccgatgttcctcaggatgatcag ggggaagatctgccccatattaatactacagagacatatgtgaggggtgatgagcggagtaaagaggagattcctacagataaccgcccag ATGAGAAAATTTCAGGATTTCAAACCAAAAATCAGGCCATCAGTAAAGATCTATCACCTGATACTTTCCAACAGGTCCTATCTTCTGAGTTATTACAGACTGTTAATGAAAATAACAGTAAGGACGTAAAACATCGAAGAGCTCATAAACAGCAGAAGGCTTTTTCATGTTtacaatgtgggaaatcttttaaacACAAATTCACTCTTGTTgaacatctgagaattcacacaggggagaagccattttcatgttcagaatgtgggaaatgttttacctacaAAGGAGatattgttagacatcagaaaattcacacaggggagaagccatataaaTGTCcatcatgtgggaaatgttttatcagtAAAGGGAATCTTGTTAGACATCACAGAACTCACAAAGGTGAGAAATCATATTCAAGTTCTGAATGGTTGAAAGTTTTAAATAACCAATCAAATCATCAGAAGACGGAAAAAGGAttctcctgttcagaatgtgggaaatggtttagAAGCAATGCAAATCTTTTGGCACATCATAGaagtcacactggggagaagccattttcatgtcaagaatgtgggaaaagtttttccAGAAAATCATATCTTGCTCTTCATATGAgatctcacacgggggagaagccattttcatgttcagaatgtgggagatgtttcagcCAGAAAGCAAATCTTTCAGCacatcagataattcacacaggggagaagccattttcatgttcagaatgtgggaaacgtttcaCTTGGAAAGCAAATCTTTCTGCACATCAgataagtcacacaggggagaagccattttcatgtcaagaatgtggcaaatgtttcgGCCACAAAGGTAATCTTTCCACACATCAGTTAATTCACACAGGGTAg